The window ATTTCGGTAAACGTGCGGCTCTCAGCACCTGGGGCCTCCGGGCTGGTATTtctccctgccccgtgcccccttCTTGCAAGCTCTCGGAGTCTCAGAGCGGCCCAGAAGCGTCTGATCTCATGACACAGAGGAgggcgtttttttttttccatgatacAGAGAAGCAGCCGAGCTGGCGAGTGCTGTAAATAAAGACACTTGCTGGCTCCGGGTGTGCGCAAGCCCCGAGCCTGCTCCCGCCGCACATCCCAGGAGCGGGTCGGGTTTGGGCTGCGTGTTCCCGCTGCCCCCCGTGCAAGGGGCTCCCCGTGTAAGGGGCTCCCCGTGCAAGGGGCTCCCCGTGCAAGGGGCGCACCGGCGCCGCAGGGCTCCTCCAACATtcttcctgccctgccagcctcccGCCACCACAACCCACGAGAGCGGTGCACGCAGCGCGCCCGACCTCACCAACAACCCTGAGGCCAACGGGGTCACGtcaaaaaaaagacagcaattaGGCGCGGATAATTTCTGGGGTTCAACCTGCAGAAGCCCTCTTTGGTGCGGAGCAATGCTGGGGACTCGAAGCGTTCCCCCGCACAAGTGTCACTTGCGGCacaaggggggggggcatggcAAAGGGGGAGACCCAGcttttggggcggggggggggatgctgTGGGGACGGCAGAGGTCCAGCTGGGGGAACCCATCCCCATCCTACGCGGGACAAGCGTTTCCGAGGGGCATTACCACCCCGCACGCCTCACCGCCCTCAGGACGGCTTCCACGTGGTGCGGGGGCTCTCCCGGAGGGGTGCAACGGGACAGGTGGCTGCtccccccgccgtgcccggtgcccccACCGCCACCGCACCGGGGGGCTCACACACAGCGGGGGGAaacagccccgctgccccgctccgctccgctccaaccaggcggggggggggacccgggccgggagcccccccgcAAAACCCCGGTGCCCAAGAAGCGCACCCGGGGCTCCACGCGCGCCCCGACCCCACGCGAAACCCCGGCCCCACGCGAAGGCGCAGCTCCACGCAGACCCCGACCCCACGCGAAATCTGGACCCCACGAGAAACCCTGACCCCACGCGAAGCCCGGACCCCGAGCAAACCCTAACCCCGAGCAAACCCTAACCCCACGCCCCCTCCGTCCCACGCGAGCCCGTCCCCACGCCGGACACCCCGTGGCGCCCCGCAGCCCTACCTTGCCCCCGGCGGGGCAGCAGCGCAGGGCGCTGCCCGTGCAGCCCATGGAGCCCCCGGCCGCAGCCGCTCAGCctcggggcgcggggcgctgcatcccccccaccccccccccagcggctTCCGCCGGGGCTGTCCcagcagagaagaagaaaaaaaaaataataaattaataaaaaattaaaaaaatccccgAGGCTGCTCGCAGGCAGCGCCGGGAGAGGGTGCTCTGCACCCCCGAGCAGCGGGCagggctccccccgccccgctccgccgcctgCCCGCCCCCGGGGCTGGCCCTGGGCGCGCATCTCTGGGATGCTCcgagatggggggggggggcctgcgGCGGGGGGGGTTGTCCCTGCGAGCCCCCCGCCCTGGGAAAAAGGGCCAAGGGGTGAAGGCAGCGCCCGTGCCGGCTTTCGCCGTCGCCCCGGGAAGTTTTGGGTCGTGGGGGGGGGTGTGGTTGTGGGGAGgcgctgttttttttttggggggggggttgctgctggcagctgtgctgccagcacagggagggggcttttggggtggttCACGCGGACTGGGGGAGCCCCCTGCTGAGCACCCCGAAGTGCCCCAAGTGTTGGGTCTGGAGGCAGGGTGCCCTTTCCCGGGTGGAAATCCTGTGGTGGGGAAAAGGGTcctgagcagggagggagacGCGCGGGTTTGAAGGCGTCCTGCCTAAAAACTGGGGGCAAAGAAGGCGGGTCCCTCCGCGTGTTTGGgttgtggtgattttttttttaaatgctataaaataacaaacatttctaaaagAGAACACATcctgaccttaaaaaaaaaaaaacaaaaactaaacaactTTGCCACCCAGCACTGCCGTAAAAAGTGTTTCAACCTGGTCACAAGGCTGTGCCCGAATGGAAACACCGCCAGTTTTTGTCAACAAGTTTCTGTTCTGACATTTTCCAACTTTCCCCTGGGAGAAGTCCAAGCAGCCCGCGGCTGGGCGGGTGGCAGGGTGCCACCGGGGAGGCGCCGAGGTGCGCGGCTGCTCCGTCACCCGCGCCTCGGaggtggtgctgctgccccgAGCTGCTGGGGTGAcgccgggacgggacggggacacccccaCTTCCCCGGGGGAACTTGTGAAATGCCTCGGGGATGGGAGGGTGGGGACTGGCGGGACCGGCTGCCTTGCGTCCTCTTGGGTAGGTGCTGCGGAACCTGGGAGAAGTGCCGTGAGTCGCGGCGGCTTCCTGGCATCAGCTGCTCCGGCTCGGAACCGCGGCGAGCGTCGCTGCTCTTATctcccccagcaccacgcaCGGGGCAagcctccttccccagcacttGGCTGCCAGGCCCAGCAGATCCTTTACGGGATAAAAGGCTCCTCGCTGCAGGGAGCTGGCCTCCACCTCTCCAGGGTTAATTAAAAATCCTGGGCCAGAGCTCGGAGGCTGAAGGCACGCGCGCAGGCAAGCGCTGAAGCGCACGCATATTTTGGGGCTGAACTCACGCTGCTGGTGCCGTGGCTGCAACCAAACAACTGCGTGCGCAGCCGAGGAGCGTCCGGCTGGCATCACGTCTTGCTGGTGGGCAAATCTCCAGCGTCGCGCACGCGTGCTCGTGGTGATTCGGGGTCGTAGTGGGGCGCAGATGGGAGGCGCTGAGGTGCCCCACAAAGCCTGGCTCTGGATCCCTCTGGTTCGTCCCCAACActgcctgctgcctgtgctgccacAAAACCTCCTGCTTTAGCTCGATTTTACCCATTTCTCGGTTTCTCCAATCTTTTCTGTGTGGGCTGCGCAGGATGCGCCCTGCTGGAGAGGTTTCCCCTACCGGCCCTGCTGATGTGCTTCTCTCCTCTGCTCCGGTGCATCGATAACCTGCTCCCTTTGCAGGGTAGTGGTTAAACAGCCGGAAACTTTAATGCCCAGCTGCTTCCGAGTGAAGCAGGGGCTCTCCgtggggagagcagcaggacaTGGCCATGCGGTTTGTCCCCTTCTCCCTAGAAAGCATCTGGGCAGTGCTGAGGGGTGTGGGGCACCGGGCACACGCGGGCTGGTGTCTGCAAACCACGCTGGAGACGCAGGGGACCGTGGCAGAGGGGATTTCTGCCTGCACAAAGacaggaaagcagaagcagtGCACGGCCAACGCACCCGGGGCGACTTCGTCTTGTTTTGAAGTTTGCCTCGAAGTCTTCTCGCTGAGCAAGTCTTTGGGACCCCTGTTAAGCAccccagggctgtgccaccTGTGTCCCCCTGCCCTCACCCTGCCTGGGGGGGTGACTTGccggctcctccagcccccgtGGCGTGCGGAAAGAGCGGGATGTGAATCAGAGCAGCTGCGGGGCTGTTCTCAGCCTGGATGGCAGTGCAGGGGGgtgagagctgctgccagctgggaagGACACAGAGGATTTTGCAGGGGGGAGTTGGGCTTGTGCTGGCCCCACCAGCCTTGCCCCGTCCCAGGGGTGGCCGCGGATTTCTGCCAGGATTTTGGAAGTGGCAGGGATGGCTGCGATCTCCCCAGGTTCCCGGGAACGACAGCGACTGGAGACACCCCAAGGGTTTTGCCTGGAAAAGCGATCCCAGGAGGGTTTATCTCGTGCTCTGCTGAATTGCCGTGAGTAGGGTGGCAGCTGACCCAGCGGAGTTAATTTGTACCGATGGCGCTTTAAAGTGTTTGCCAAAGCTGATGGATAAGAGAAGTATTTGTGCAAGCTGTTCGAGTGTCTCTctccctccagctgcagctggtgaGGACTGGGCAGGACGGGGAGGTAGCGGGGTGGGGGCTGGTGCCAGCATGGGGGGGTTCCCCCTGGGGCTGGACCCCTGCACCACCTGGGTGTCCCATGGGCACAGGTACCCGGTGCGGTCGTTCAttgcctttttcccctctcctgccctttttttttttctttttttctccagaaaccagcacttctggaaaaaagaaagaaggaaagacgGAAAGACAGAcggaaagaaagaggggaaggaagggaaaaaagagatttAGCGGCGAGGAGCCAGTGATGCCCAGCAGGCCCAGGGGGATGGAGCGAGGGGGCTCAGTGGCCGCAGCCTTTGGCCCCCATTTTGTTTGCTCTCGGATTGCTTTTGTGAAGGAGCCGCGAAGTCGCCAGCCTTGTCACTTATCTTCACGGCTGCTTTTCTTCTATGCAAATCAAAGGTGTTGAGCCAGATCCGCGGAGACCTCGTGACTTGGGCGCAGCTTGGGTGGGGGAGCTCGGGGAGCTGTGTGAGACGGGAAGGATCTCTGGTGTGCTGGGGCCAAAAAAGCCTCTCGGGCTCCTTTGGTGGCCTCCACACATGGAGGATGAGCGGTGATTTCCAGTCATTCCTGCCTCTGCGATCTTCCAGACAAAAAAAGGTTGTTACCCTGCCATCACAGTACGTTCCATACCAGCACAttcaatttcaatttttattttttaatttttttttttaatttttattttttttaattttaattttaattttaattttaattttaatttttatttttattttatattttacactgaaaaaaagccGTGTGGAAAGGGTTGGGGATGGAGGACTGAAACCCTCACCCACGCTGGTGGCGAGGCCACCGAAGGGCACGGTGCTGGGTGCCTGCGCCTCTCCCCACGCATCTCCATCCCCTTTCTCCAAGCCCCCACGGTGAAACCAATCCCGGGGAAAACTTTCCGCCCTGCtcccggggaggaggaggcccTGCAGGAATGGGGGCTATTTATTCCTCGCCCTTAAGCCCCGGCAGGGGGATCAGGGGCGCAGTTGTCGCCGGGGGCAGCACCcgtcccagcccctgcccgctcCCGCGTCCTTCTGCGTGCTCCCAGCCGGCCGTGCTGCTAAATAAGGatgaaaagctaaaaatagagctccggcagggctggaggagccgGGCCACCCTTCCCAGGGCCGGGAACCATACGGGGAGCTCGGCCGGCATCCGCACGCGAGGGGAGGAAAGCCTGAGACCTGCCCCGCTCGTGTCGTGTCCCCTCCTGCTGTCccctgggggtggtggggaacGACCCCAAaccggggctgggcaggggcaccCGAATGGGGGAggacgggacgggggggggggtgtaaaaTGGTGaaatgggggtggggtggggggtgggcagcggggtgctggggcaAACTGGGTTcccccaccctgctgcagcacgCGCGGCATGGAGCCGGGTCTCAGGTTGCTCCAGCTGCTGCGTGTCCTTgtgcggggcgaggcgggggggacacgggggctgCTTGTgcctggccggggggggggggcacgtaCAGACCCTGTGCGTGCTTGCAGATGTCTCAGCCGGCCCGAGcggggctggaggtgggggtgggaggtggggagaTGGTTTGTCCGACGCTGGGTCCTGCGGGTGCCCAGGTACGGTGCGGGCACCTCGGTGTCCCTGCTctggcagcccccccccgtgctggTGCAGGGCGAGCCGCGGGTGCTTGGGAAGGCACCGCTTCCCGTCCCGCATCCCTGCAGCTCTAGTCCCGggctttgagaaaaaaaaaaaaatcaaagaaaaaaaaaaataatcacaagggatgaaagaaaagtaaaaaaaaaaaaaaggaggatggGAAGGTCTGTGAGCATGCACGAGTGGAGGGAGGGGAATCAGGAGATGGGCTGGGCGTGCAGCTAGCAGGGTGCAACCCCGGCGCACGGCGCGTCCTGctcccccggcctccccgctgccagcccAGGCCCGGCGAGCTCGAGCAAACCTCCTCACGTCCTCCGGCCAGCCTCGCCTCTCGCAtctccctccccgccgcccgtcCCCGATTTCGGAGCAGCCGCCTTGCTGCGGAGCCGCCGTGGCCAtgccggcagcggggctggtgctggcgcTCTgcgccctgctgcagctgtgcccGGCCGCCCTCGGCGGCTTGCGGCCGCAGCTCCTGGTGGAGAGGAGCGGCTCCAGGAGGCTGAGCAAGGTGAGAGAGCCCCCAGCCTTCCTCCCCGCTCCcctggctgcagggaagggggcttggggggctggggggggggttgtgggggagCTGAGGGCGGTGTGGTCGGCCGGGAGGGCTCTCACCACGCTGCGGGGTTTTGCAAGGGAGCAAACGTGTTTGCTGCCCCTGCCCAACCACCCCGGGCGATGCCCGGTGTCAccgagcagggctgggggccagGCGGGACCCCACGAAGCCCACCGCAGCCTTGGGCACACGGCTGCAGACTGGAGGTCGGGATCCCCCCGTCTCTGAGCGGCCAGGAATTTCGGTTTGGACAAATCCCTTGGGACGGGAGAAGCCCGGCGGCCTCCTTTCGGCCGGCCGGGTGCTCGGCGCAGCCTCGGCGTTATTCCTCCCCTCCGTGCGCTCTCCCACACAGCGCCAGGCAGGTGGATCAACCCTTGCCGATTAAAACACAGAGAGGAGACACCCTGGCAGCTCTGGGGAGTCTCCCCATGACTTTCACGTGCTGTGGAaggaaatcttttatttttttccagtgaatcTGATGTTGCCTGGGGGGGGAGAGCAGGTCACGACGGCCAGACAGGGCTCGGCGAAGGGGCAGGGGGCGCACAGCCGCACGCACCCACGCTCCAAcgtcccccttcctcctcacctctGGGCCCTCAGCCCCACGGGCACGGGGCCGCCGGGGCTCCGAGCTCTTGCAAAAGACCAGGACGTGTTGCCCGTGCCCTGGCTTGCCCCGcacccagctggggctgctccccgcgtgggcagcgccgccgccggggcgggcaccggggcgcgcagccgccgccgctTGCAGGGCAGCTCCAGCCAAACCTGCTCGTGCTGCACGGCCCCGGCGTCCTCCCGCCTCAGATTTCGGGTTTTTTTATCTGTGGTTGAAGCACCCCGCCTGCTCTGGCTGCTTCCACCCGCTCGCCCGGTCCCGGAGGCAGAGGCTGCCCAAGGGGTGCTGGATGTGAGCCGGCGCATCCAGCGGGGCCAGGCTGCCACCACCACTGGCGCCGAGGGATCGTTCTGCTCCACGCTGTGGTTTGGGAGCAAAGGGTGCTGCCAGCCCTCGGTGCTGGCTTTTCCAACTGGTGGGACATGGGGGAAACATCAGAGGGCTGAGCCTGGCCGTCCCCGTGAGcccagggtgctgagcagggcgAGCAGGAGCAGCGCCGGAGCATCAAGGTTTCCTGGCCACACTGCAGGCACgaccccattcccccattcccaaACCCCATAGCAAACGGTCCAGGACACACGAACGATGTCCCCCCATCTGTGTGACATCCCCTGCGTGCGCCTGGCGCCCCCCGCACGTGGGTTTCCCTTATCCCAGCGGGCCCAGGCGCTCGCCAGGCTCCTCCAGACGTTCCCCCAGCCCAGGTCCCCCAGCTGGCTCAGCGCCCGCCCCGCGAGGTGTCTGGAGGAGTGGAAAGGAGCACGGAGGCTGATGAGTCAGGCTCGTCTGCCTCTCCCGAGCACCAGGGACTGGGGAAATATTAAACCACGTTTGAAGTGCAAAGCGAGAGGCGATTTCCCAGGGCAAGgccgggagctgccccagcccgaGCACCGACTGTGCACCGAGCGGCTCCGGCCACCGCCGGCCCACACCACCAGCCCGCTTCCTCTCACCTTCCCTTTCACAACCCTTGCTCTGCGGTACCGAAACCGGCGTGAAAAATGGTTTTTCACCTTGTTTGCACACCAGGTGTTCCAAGGCTGACCTGGCTGGTGTGGAGGTGGCAGCCTGGGAACGCGGTTTGGGGGAAAATGTGCACGAAATGGGGTGTTGTAATTGCTTTCCGATGGGGAGATCCTGAAATGCCCTGGGGCTCGTGGGGTTGGGAGTCTgagagaggagggggagtaagGGTTTGGCTTTTGAGGAGGGGCTGAAGGTCATTTTCTGCCTGTCTGTGGGCAGGTGTGTTGGGGGACCAGCCCTGGGGAAGCCCCCTGCAAACCCAGGGCAAGGCTGACCCGGGATCTGACTCTTCTCGCCCCCGGTGCCGCAGGTCGGAGGCTTCTCCTGGGAGAACTGCGGTGAGGGGAAGGATCCCGTCGTGCTCCAGAGCCTCTCCGTGGCGCCTGACCCCATCAGCATCCCGGGGAACCTGCGCATCAGCGCGGCCGTGAATGGGAACAAGGCCATGGCCTCCCCTCTGAAGGTGGGTGCTGGGACGAGGGCGGGCAGGGAGCCCCAGGAAACCACCGGCAGCCAGAAAATGGCCAAAGTTGAGCTGCCCTTTGGGGGCACTGGGCGCAGAGCGGTGCTGGGCTGAATGTCCCCAGCTGTGCCCCAGGTGGATGGGCAGCCTGGGATGCGTCTCATGTCCCGGGGATGTACCAACCGGGGAGAAAACAAAGCGCAAAGTGCCCTGGGCGTTTCCAGCACTTATTTCGCAGTGGCCAGACCCGGCTTGCTCCATCCCGGGACGTGCCCCGGCCAGCCCGGCCGTGCTGCAGCACTTTTGGGGGGACTTTGGGGGATGAGAGCAAACACGTCCATGATGGCTTGCTGCCCaaggtcagcagcagcagcactgcggTGCCTGccgggggccgggctggggggcaaGGTGCCGTGTCCTCTCCCGGCCAGGTGGTTTGGGGCAGCGAGGAGGGGAAGCAGCGGGTGCACGCAGAGCTCGGAGGAAAGGGGTGAGGCTGAGCCTGGAGGAAGGGAAACCTGTGGGAGGAGAGGAACCGAAagcagaaggaggaaggagggaggaggccGAGGAGGTGAGGGCTTGTGCTGGACCCGCAGACGTCCCAGAGGGTTTCTAGAGTGAGAGGTAGCTGGGGAGGGAGCGCTGAGCGCCCGTGCTGGTTGTACTGGTGCCGTACACCTTTTCTTCCAGACGGTGCTGGTGGTGGAGAAGGCTCTGGGCGACCTCTGGATCCAGCTGCCCTGCATCGaccagctgggcagctgcacCTACGACGACATCTGCACCATCCTCGACACCCTCATCCCGCCCGGCACCCCCTGCCCGGAGCCGCTGCTCACCTACGGCATCCCCTGCCACTGCCCCTTCAAAGCGGTACGGCCcgcgggcgggcggcgaggCTGCCACGGTGCCCCTGGGTGGTCTCAGGGGGGTgacgggggggctcggggggggtcCTGCTTACACATCTCCCCTCTCCGCAGGGCTCCTACTCCCTGCCAGCCAGCGACTTCGCCTTGCCCGACGTCGAGCTGCCCTCCTGGATGACCAACGGCAACTACCGCGTGCGGGCGGTCGTCAGCAGCAAAGGAGAGGAGCTCTCCTGCGTCAAGCTGGGCTTCTCCCTGCAGTCCCAGtgaggggcaggggagggccGTCCCTCTTCTCCCCGCCAccttttttcctcatctcaTCCTGTCCAGTGGCATCTCATCCCATCCAACCTcatccatcccatcccgtcccgccccatcccaccccaccccgtcCCACCCCACATCCgtccctgcctctgctgccctgTCTGCACCCCCCCACCGCCGTGTCCCTCCTTGTGGTCCCAAACTAACATTTGaagcaggaggagagaaaagcttTGGGTGGGCTCAGGAGCTTTCCCCAGCCTTGTCCCCGCAGGGAGAGTGACACCACTGCCAGGGGGAGGCACCCCCATACACctgccccatttcccccctctCATGCTAAGCACAGAAGGTCCCCCGTggctgtccctctgtccccaaccccaccaCCCGTGTCCCCGGCCCAGAACAGGGTAGCTTTGGAGCCTACCCCCAGCCTGATGGTGGAGCTTGGGGGGTAGCTATTTTTTTACCTGCTtgccctttttaaaaacttttcttaaTCTCACCAGGGGAAttttagaccaaaaaaaaaaacaaaaaacattccaGAGAAAAGCAATATTTCTTGAAGCAGCCCAAGGAAAGGAGGGAGCATGTGGGGAGTGCCGGGGGCAGGCTGGAGGGATGCAGGgtgagctgtgctggctgtccccACCTCTGGCTGGAGCACAGACGGAGCCGTTTCACAGAAGtgtccccagagcagctgcaggaggcctGTCCCCAGCACGGCAGCTCAGGTGTGCCCTTGGTGCAGCTCCATCCAGGGCGTGGGGCCAGCTCGGAGACATGAGACCCCCATGAGGACCCCTCTCCATGCCCCTGCCTGTGACAAAACGAGCACAAAAGGGGGGAGAGCCCCAAACCCCAGCCAGACGTTGCCTGTCACAAGGCACCAGGCGGCAGGGGAGGTGGCTGGCCATGGGCCACGACTGCTCCCGATTGCTCCGGGTGGGACATGGCTGTGGCACGCAGCCTGGCCGAGGACGAGTCCTGGTCATCTCATTTTGCCCC is drawn from Anser cygnoides isolate HZ-2024a breed goose chromosome 14, Taihu_goose_T2T_genome, whole genome shotgun sequence and contains these coding sequences:
- the GM2A gene encoding ganglioside GM2 activator; translation: MPAAGLVLALCALLQLCPAALGGLRPQLLVERSGSRRLSKVGGFSWENCGEGKDPVVLQSLSVAPDPISIPGNLRISAAVNGNKAMASPLKTVLVVEKALGDLWIQLPCIDQLGSCTYDDICTILDTLIPPGTPCPEPLLTYGIPCHCPFKAGSYSLPASDFALPDVELPSWMTNGNYRVRAVVSSKGEELSCVKLGFSLQSQ